The following are from one region of the Cynocephalus volans isolate mCynVol1 chromosome 17, mCynVol1.pri, whole genome shotgun sequence genome:
- the SPACA9 gene encoding sperm acrosome-associated protein 9 codes for MNEVKESLRSIEQKYKLFQQQQFTFIAALEHCRENAHDKIRPISSIGQVQSYTEHYCNNSTDRRILLMFLDICSELNKLCQYFEALHSGNPVTNNLLEKFKTLVSQSNDLSSLRAKYPHDVVNHLSCDEARNHYGGVVSLIPIVIDLMKEWIAHSEKLPRKTLQHVSGPPANQEATGAATHPAQTSGTQPGLRKPKCRQLTKDSLKPRGKDKGYSKPPWRPPGGKL; via the exons ATGAATGAGGTGAAAGAATCCCTTCGCAGCATCGAGCAGAAGTACAAGctcttccagcagcagcagtttaCCTTTATTGCTGCTCTGGAGCACTGCAGGGAGAATGCCCATGACAAGATCCGGCCCATCTCCAGCATTGGACAG GTGCAGAGCTACACAGAACACTACTGCAACAATTCCACGGACCGGCGGATCCTGCTCATGTTCCTGGACATTTGCTCGGAGCTGAACAAGCTCTGCCAGTACTTCGAGGCCCTGCACTCTGGCAACCCGGTCACCAACAACCTCCTCGAGAAATTCAAAACCCTTGTCAGCCAAAGCAACGATTTAAGCAGCCTCAGAGCAAA ATATCCTCATGACGTGGTGAACCACCTCAGCTGTGACGAGGCCAGGAACCACTACGGAGGTGTGGTCAGCCTCATCCCCATTGTGATAGACTTAATGAAAGAATGGATCGCCCACTCGGAGAAGCTGCCCCGCAAAACGCTGCAGCATGTGAGTGGGCCCCCAGCAAACCAGGAAGCCACGGGGGCAGCTACTCATCCTGCCCAGACTTCGGGCACCCAGCCTGGGTTAAGAAAACCCAAGTGTAGGCAGCTCACAAAAGACAGCCTCAAGCCTAGGGGGAAAGACAAAGGATATTCAAAACCGCCCTGGAGACCACCTGGTGGGAAACTGTAA